A genomic region of Pyrus communis chromosome 14, drPyrComm1.1, whole genome shotgun sequence contains the following coding sequences:
- the LOC137715756 gene encoding transcription initiation factor IIA large subunit-like isoform X1 — translation MAASTSSVYVSVIEDVINKVREEFMNNGPGEDVLKELQGTWEAKTVQAGVVNNPIERSAAKGTPGSGVTPVHDLNVPYEGTEEYETPTAEMLFPPTPSQTPIPATPIPTPLPGTGDNMYNIPTGGSEYSANESGSSNGGVNAELKTGRSGPYMQPPSTWINHRPPLDVNIAYVEGRDEADRGASHQPPTQDFFQMNSGKRKREDFPAKYQAGGYIPQQDGAGDAAPEIFEIEVSEGSSSIASRTWSEMLTRVRSSTLKIPQLDGPIPDPYDELSTPNIYNYQGAFNEDYNVASTPAPHDIPVSTPAPVVQNDVGDDDDDEPPLNENDDDELDDVDQGDELNTAHLVLAQFDKVSRTKSKWKCTLKDGIMHMNNKDILFNKATGEFEF, via the exons ATGGCGGCCTCCACGAGCAGTGTCTACGTCAGTGTTATTGAAGATGTCATCAACAAGGTCCGCGAGGAGTTCATGAACAACGGCCCCGGGGAAGACGTTCTGAAGGAGCTTCAAGGA ACTTGGGAGGCGAAGACGGTGCAGGCTGGTGTAGTAAATAATCCTATAGAGAGGTCGGCGGCAAAGGGAACGCCTGGCAGTGGGGTTACTCCAGTTCACGATCTCAATGTACCGTATGAAGGGACCGAGGAGTACGAAACTCCCACTGCTGAGATGCTCTTCCCTCCA ACGCCGTCGCAAACCCCAATTCCTGCAACCCCAATTCCAACACCTCTACCTGGAACTGGTGACAACATGTATAACATCCCTACCGGCGGTAGTGAATATTCTGCAAATGAGTCTGGTAGTAGCAATGGTGGTGTCAATGCAGAGTTGAAAACTGGAAGATCTGGCCCCTACATG CAACCTCCATCTACTTGGATTAACCACCGCCCCCCTCTTGATGTTAATATTG CTTACGTGGAAGGGCGGGATGAGGCGGATAGAGGGGCCTCTCATCAACCCCCAACACAG GACTTTTTCCAGATGAATTCTGGAAAGCGAAAACGTGAAGATTTTCCTGCAAAGTATCAAGCTGGTGGATATATACCCCAGCAAGATGGAGCTGGAGATGCTGCACCTGAGATTTTTGAGATTGAG GTCAGTGAAGGGAGCTCATCCATTGCCAGCCGTACATGGAGTGAGATGTTAACTCGTGTACGAAGTTCTACTCTCAAGATTCCTCAACTTGATGGACCAATCCCTGATCCTTATGATGAGCTTTCTACTCCCAAT ATATACAATTATCAAGGAGCTTTCAATGAAGACTACAATGTTGCCAGCACACCTGCTCCCCATG ATATACCAGTGAGCACTCCAGCTCCGGTTGTTCAAAATGATGTtggagatgatgatgatgatgagccCCCATTGAAtgaaaatgatgatgatgagttgGATGATGTGGACCAAGGCGATGAGCTAAACACAGCACATTTGGTTTTGGCCCAGTTTGACAAG GTATCGCGCACCAAGAGCAAGTGGAAGTGCACATTGAAGGACGGCATTATGCACATGAACAACAAGGATATTCTCTTCAACAAG GCGACGGGAGAATTTGAGTTCTGA
- the LOC137715230 gene encoding ribulose bisphosphate carboxylase/oxygenase activase, chloroplastic-like: protein MAAMHTVSSVGTINQTPVSLISSGSGSSAFLGTSLKKVTSRVPYQKVASAGNLKINAEIDEDKQTNKDRWKGLAYDVSDDQQDITRGKGLVDSMFQAPQGTGTHYAVMSSYEYISTGLREYNFDNNMDGFYIAPAFMDKLVVHITKNFMSLPNIKIPLILGIWGGKGQGKSFQCELVFAKMGITPIMMSAGELESGNAGEPAKLIRQRYREAADIIRKGKMCALFINDLDAGAGRMGGTTQYTVNNQMVNATLMNIADNPTNVQLPGMYNKEENPRVPIIVTGNDFSTLYAPLIRDGRMEKFYWAPTREDRIGVCTGIFKPDNVSHEDVVKIVDTFPGQSIDFFGALRARVYDDEVRKWASGVGIDGIGKKLVNSKEGPPTFEQPQMTLEKLLSYGQMLVQEQDNVKRVQLADKYLADAALGDANQDSINRGEFYGKAAQQVKVPVAEGCTDPTAANFDPTARSDNGSCQYE, encoded by the exons ATGGCCGCCATGCACACAGTCTCGAGCGTCGGAACCATTAACCAGACGCCG GTGAGCTTGATCAGCTCTGGTTCCGGAAGCTCGGCCTTCTTGGGCACCAGTTTGAAGAAAGTGACCTCAAGAGTCCCCTACCAGAAGGTAGCATCTGCAGGCAACTTAAAAATTAATGCGGAAATCGACGAGGACAAGCAAACCAACAAGGACAGATGGAAGGGCCTTGCCTACGACGTTTCCGATGACCAACAAGACATAACAAGAGGAAAGGGTTTGGTTGATTCTATGTTCCAAGCTCCCCAGGGGACTGGAACTCACTATGCTGTCATGAGCTCATACGAATACATCAGCACTGGACTTCGAGA ATACAACTTTGACAACAACATGGATGGGTTTTACATCGCTCCGGCCTTCATGGACAAGCTTGTGGTTCACATAACCAAAAACTTCATGAGCCTGCCTAACATTAAG ATTCCTCTCATTCTTGGTATATGGGGAGGAAAAGGTCAGGGAAAATCCTTCCAGTGTGAGCTTGTGTTTGCCAAGATGGGAATTAC CCCCATCATGATGAGTGCTGGAGAATTAGAAAGCGGGAACGCAGGAGAGCCCGCGAAACTGATCAGGCAAAGGTACCGTGAGGCTGCAGACATCATCAGGAAAGGAAAAATGTGTGCCCTCTTCATCAATGATCTCGATGCAGGTGCCGGTAGGATGGGTGGAACCACACAGTACACTGTGAACAACCAGATGGTGAATGCTACCCTCATGAACATTGCTGATAACCCGACAAACGTGCAGCTTCCCGGTATGTACAACAAGGAAGAGAATCCTAGAGTCCCCATTATAGTCACTGGTAACGATTTCTCCACATTATATGCCCCTCTCATTCGTGACGGTCGTATGGAGAAGTTCTACTGGGCTCCCACTAGGGAAGACCGGATCGGTGTTTGCACCGGAATCTTCAAGCCTGACAATGTGTCCCACGAAGATGTTGTCAAGATTGTTGACACATTCCCAGGTCAATCCATTG ATTTCTTCGGTGCTCTGAGGGCTCGAGTTTACGATGATGAAGTGAGGAAGTGGGCATCGGGTGTTGGTATCGACGGCATTGGGAAGAAGCTTGTGAACTCAAAAGAAGGTCCCCCGACTTTCGAGCAACCTCAGATGACCTTGGAGAAGCTCCTTAGCTATGGTCAAATGCTTGTTCAGGAGCAAGACAATGTGAAGAGAGTCCAACTGGCTGACAAGTACTTGGCTGATGCAGCCCTCGGAGATGCAAACCAGGACTCCATTAACAGAGGAGAATTCTATG GAAAGGCAGCCCAACAAGTTAAAGTACCAGTCGCAGAAGGTTGCACTGATCCAACAGCTGCAAACTTTGACCCAACAGCAAGGAGTGACAATGGTAGCTGTCAGTACGAATGA
- the LOC137715196 gene encoding protein TOC75-3, chloroplastic-like — protein sequence MFAAAPSSAYLNPKPTALPSSARTLSPPITSAAASNSRRPVTKCHLSSSTPSPLSQNPKPSSTPLKTLSKALAAASTVTLILNLRSFAGNGSSGGGGGGFGGGGGGGDGFGGGEDGFGGLLKRLLFGSQTAIADEPQSQEWDSHGLPANIVVQLNKLSGFKKYKVSEILFFDRRRWSTVGTEDSFFEMVSLRPGGVYTKAQLQKELETLANCGMFEKVDLEGKTNPDGTLGVTISFTESTWQSADKFRCINVGLMAQSKPIEMDPDMTDKEKLEYFRNQEKDYKRRIDRARPCLLPAPVQREVLLMLREQGKVSARLLQKIRDRVQKWYQDEGYACAQVVNFGNLNTKEVVCEVVEGDITQLLIQFQDKLGNIVEGNTQIPVVKRELPRQLRPGYVFNIEAGKQALRNINSLALFSNIEVNPRPDEKNEGGIIVEIKLKELEQKTAELNTEWNIVPGRGGYPTLASLEPGGTVTFEHRNLGGLNRSILGSITTSNFLNPQDDLSFKLEYVHPYLDGVYNPRNRTLRVSCFNSRKLSPVFTGGPGADEVPPIWVDRAGVKANITENFTRQSKFTYGLVMEEITTRDERSHVCSNGQRVLPSGGVSEDGPPTTLSGTGIDRLAFLQSNITRDNTKFVNGAIVGQRNVFQVDQGIGVGSNFPFFNRHQLTLTRFFQLKEVEEGAGKPPPPVLVLHGHYGGCIGDLPSYDAFTLGGPYSVRGYNMGEIGAARNILELAAELRIPVKGTHVYAFAEHGNDLGTSKDVKGNPTEVYRRLGHGSAYGVGVKLGLVRAEYAVDHNSGTGAVFFRFGERF from the exons ATGTTCGCAGCGGCGCCCTCCTCCGCCTACCTCAACCCCAAGCCTACGGCCCTCCCCTCCTCCGCCCGCACCCTTTCCCCGCCCATCACATCCGCCGCCGCTTCTAACAGCCGTCGACCAGTCACTAAATGTCACCTGTCCTCCAGTACCCCCTCGCCCCtctcccaaaaccctaaaccttcCTCCACCCCCCTCAAAACCCTCTCCAAAGCTCTCGCAGCCGCCTCCACCGTCACCCTCATCTTAAATTTGCGATCTTTTGCCGGGAACGGAAGTTCCGGCGGTGGCGGAGGTGGGTTTGGAGGCGGAGGTGGAGGGGGAGATGGGTTCGGCGGCGGCGAAGATGGGTTTGGTGGGCTTTTGAAGAGGCTGCTGTTTGGGTCACAGACGGCCATTGCGGATGAGCCTCAGTCCCAAGAGTGGGACTCGCATGGGTTACCGGCCAACATTGTTGTCCAGCTCAACAAGCTCAGTGGGTTCAAGAAATACAAGGTCTCCGAGATTTTGTTCTTCGATCGGCGGCGGTGGAGCACCGTCGGCACCGAAGACTCGTTCTTCGAAATGGTATCCCTGAGACCCGGCGGCGTTTACACCAAAGCCCAGTTGCAGAAGGAGCTGGAAACCTTAGCCAACTGCGGGATGTTCGAGAAGGTCGATTTGGAAGGGAAGACCAACCCAGATGGGACTCTAGGCGTTACAATATCGTTCACAGAGAGCACATGGCAGTCAGCGGACAAGTTCCGGTGCATCAATGTGGGTCTGATGGCGCAGTCGAAGCCCATCGAAATGGACCCGGACATGACCGATAAGGAAAAGCTCGAGTATTTTCGGAACCAGGAGAAGGATTACAAGAGAAGGATTGATAGGGCGAGGCCTTGTTTGTTGCCGGCGCCTGTGCAGAGGGAGGTGCTGCTGATGTTGAGAGAACAAGGGAAGGTGAGTGCGAGGCTGTTGCAGAAGATTCGAGACCGGGTTCAGAAGTGGTATCAGGATGAAGGGTATGCTTGTGCACAAGTTGTGAATTTTGGGAATTTAAATACCAAGGAGGTGGTTTGTGAGGTTGTGGAAGGGGATATCACCCAGCTGCTTATTCAGTTCCAGGATAAGCTCGGGAATATCGTGGAAGGGAACACTCAGATCCCCGTGGTGAAGAGGGAATTGCCCAGGCAG CTTCGACCGGGTTATGTTTTTAACATAGAAGCAGGGAAACAAGCTCTGAGGAACATAAATTCCCTAgctttgttttcaaacattGAAGTGAACCCACGGCCTGATGAGAAGAACGAAGGAGGGATAATTGTTGAAATAAAGCTAAAAGAACTAGAACAGAAGACAGCTGAACTTAACACGGAATGGAACATTGTTCCTGGACGTGGAGGTTATCCGACTCTG GCTTCACTAGAGCCTGGTGGAACTGTTACATTTGAGCATCGGAATCTCGGTGGCCTGAATAGGTCTATTCTGGGATCGATAACCACCAGCAACTTCTTGAATCCTCAG GATGATCTTTCTTTTAAGCTTGAGTATGTGCATCCATATCTGGATGGCGTGTACAATCCCCGCAATCGTACTCTCCGTGTAAGCTGCTTCAACAGCCGAAAACTAAGTCCAGTCTTTACTGGTGGGCCAGGGGCTGATGAAGTTCCCCCTATTTGGGTTGATCGAGCTGGAGTTAAGGCTAATATAACAGAG AATTTCACCCGTCAGAGCAAATTCACCTATGGACTTGTAATGGAAGAGATAACTACACGTGATGAACGCAGTCATGTCTGTTCTAATGGCCAAAGAGTATTGCCAAGTGGAGGAGTCAGTGAAGATGGACCTCCAACAACTCTCAGCGGTACAGGCATTGACCGCCTGGCATTTTTACAATCAAATATCACCCGTGATAACACCAAGTTTGTGAATGGAGCTATAGTTGGTCAGAGGAATGTGTTTCAG GTTGACCAAGGCATTGGTGTTGGCAGCAACTTTCCCTTCTTCAACCGTCACCAGCTAACATTAACAAGATTTTTCCAGCTGAAGGAAGTCGAGGAAGGTGCGGGTAAACCACCACCACCCGTGCTTGTACTTCACGGACACTATGGTGGCTGTATAGGAGACCTTCCAAGTTATGATGCATTTACCCTTGGCGGTCCATATTCTGTCAGGGGTTACAACATGGGCGAGATAGGCGCAGCTAGAAACATCCTTGAG CTTGCTGCTGAACTACGGATACCTGTGAAAGGTACACATGTATATGCATTTGCAGAGCACGGAAATGATCTAGGAACCTCCAAGGATGTCAAAGGTAACCCTACAGAGGTATACAGGCGATTGGGTCATGGGTCAGCATATGGCGTTGGCGTCAAGTTAGGTTTAGTAAGAGCTGAGTATGCCGTCGATCATAACTCTGGCACAGGTGCGGTATTCTTCCGTTTCGGCGAGAGGTTTTGA
- the LOC137714259 gene encoding uncharacterized protein, which produces MESHNVCSVKADTGKAPTRLQQRAPASLHLDQIASTASTNPLSNDDATTTIPLLSPVLIPSPHPVAVAMEKAGDQNVRSSIAPPFPAAGGWQHPAVAPFVDASTLFAMFQTQCMIANQARY; this is translated from the coding sequence ATGGAGAGTCACAATGTTTGCAGCGTCAAAGCCGATACAGGGAAGGCTCCCACTAGGCTACAACAGCGTGCCCCGGCATCTCTTCACCTTGATCAAATTGCAAGCACTGCCTCGACCAACCCTCTATCAAACGACGATGCCACAACGACGATCCCATTACTGTCTCCGGTACTCATTCCATCCCCGCATCCAGTGGCAGTAGCGATGGAAAAAGCCGGTGATCAGAACGTGAGAAGTAGTATTGCACCGCCTTTTCCTGCTGCAGGCGGGTGGCAACACCCGGCTGTGGCTCCTTTTGTGGATGCCTCAACGTTGTTTGCCATGTTTCAAACCCAGTGCATGATCGCGAACCAAGCGCGGTACTGA
- the LOC137715756 gene encoding transcription initiation factor IIA large subunit-like isoform X2: MAASTSSVYVSVIEDVINKVREEFMNNGPGEDVLKELQGTWEAKTVQAGVVNNPIERSAAKGTPGSGVTPVHDLNVPYEGTEEYETPTAEMLFPPTPSQTPIPATPIPTPLPGTGDNMYNIPTGGSEYSANESGSSNGGVNAELKTGRSGPYMQPPSTWINHRPPLDVNIAYVEGRDEADRGASHQPPTQMNSGKRKREDFPAKYQAGGYIPQQDGAGDAAPEIFEIEVSEGSSSIASRTWSEMLTRVRSSTLKIPQLDGPIPDPYDELSTPNIYNYQGAFNEDYNVASTPAPHDIPVSTPAPVVQNDVGDDDDDEPPLNENDDDELDDVDQGDELNTAHLVLAQFDKVSRTKSKWKCTLKDGIMHMNNKDILFNKATGEFEF; the protein is encoded by the exons ATGGCGGCCTCCACGAGCAGTGTCTACGTCAGTGTTATTGAAGATGTCATCAACAAGGTCCGCGAGGAGTTCATGAACAACGGCCCCGGGGAAGACGTTCTGAAGGAGCTTCAAGGA ACTTGGGAGGCGAAGACGGTGCAGGCTGGTGTAGTAAATAATCCTATAGAGAGGTCGGCGGCAAAGGGAACGCCTGGCAGTGGGGTTACTCCAGTTCACGATCTCAATGTACCGTATGAAGGGACCGAGGAGTACGAAACTCCCACTGCTGAGATGCTCTTCCCTCCA ACGCCGTCGCAAACCCCAATTCCTGCAACCCCAATTCCAACACCTCTACCTGGAACTGGTGACAACATGTATAACATCCCTACCGGCGGTAGTGAATATTCTGCAAATGAGTCTGGTAGTAGCAATGGTGGTGTCAATGCAGAGTTGAAAACTGGAAGATCTGGCCCCTACATG CAACCTCCATCTACTTGGATTAACCACCGCCCCCCTCTTGATGTTAATATTG CTTACGTGGAAGGGCGGGATGAGGCGGATAGAGGGGCCTCTCATCAACCCCCAACACAG ATGAATTCTGGAAAGCGAAAACGTGAAGATTTTCCTGCAAAGTATCAAGCTGGTGGATATATACCCCAGCAAGATGGAGCTGGAGATGCTGCACCTGAGATTTTTGAGATTGAG GTCAGTGAAGGGAGCTCATCCATTGCCAGCCGTACATGGAGTGAGATGTTAACTCGTGTACGAAGTTCTACTCTCAAGATTCCTCAACTTGATGGACCAATCCCTGATCCTTATGATGAGCTTTCTACTCCCAAT ATATACAATTATCAAGGAGCTTTCAATGAAGACTACAATGTTGCCAGCACACCTGCTCCCCATG ATATACCAGTGAGCACTCCAGCTCCGGTTGTTCAAAATGATGTtggagatgatgatgatgatgagccCCCATTGAAtgaaaatgatgatgatgagttgGATGATGTGGACCAAGGCGATGAGCTAAACACAGCACATTTGGTTTTGGCCCAGTTTGACAAG GTATCGCGCACCAAGAGCAAGTGGAAGTGCACATTGAAGGACGGCATTATGCACATGAACAACAAGGATATTCTCTTCAACAAG GCGACGGGAGAATTTGAGTTCTGA